The Alkalibacter saccharofermentans DSM 14828 genome has a window encoding:
- the rpmB gene encoding 50S ribosomal protein L28 — translation MSRVCEVCGKGSVSGNQISHSVRHTKRVWLPNLQKVRAMVDGSPKRISVCTRCLRSNKVERAL, via the coding sequence ATGTCAAGAGTATGCGAAGTTTGTGGAAAAGGTTCCGTTTCTGGAAATCAGATAAGTCACTCCGTAAGACATACTAAAAGAGTATGGCTTCCGAATTTGCAGAAAGTCAGAGCCATGGTAGACGGTTCTCCGAAGAGAATTTCCGTTTGCACTAGATGCTTAAGAAGCAACAAAGTCGAAAGAGCACTTTAA
- a CDS encoding thiamine diphosphokinase → MKGLLIANGEIGDKEFYSKLMDKEDFEYITCADGGANNAYKLKIKPDSIVGDLDSINEKVRTYFTGEKVDFIKYPAQKNETDTEIALSHLIEKGCNSIIMIGCSGRRIDHTMANIHLLYELAKKNIDAMMVDEYNSMEVILNEKALIGKKGCTVSLVPLSESVKKITLHGFYYQLNNQDLDMGSSRGISNVVTDNKAKIEFEQGVLLLVYSEGD, encoded by the coding sequence ATGAAAGGATTGCTTATCGCAAACGGTGAGATAGGAGATAAAGAGTTCTACAGCAAGCTGATGGATAAGGAAGACTTTGAGTATATAACCTGTGCTGATGGAGGGGCAAACAATGCCTACAAACTTAAAATAAAACCTGACTCGATAGTAGGAGATTTGGATTCCATCAATGAAAAAGTGCGTACGTATTTCACCGGGGAAAAGGTGGATTTTATAAAATATCCAGCACAAAAGAATGAAACCGATACGGAAATTGCCTTGTCCCATCTTATTGAAAAGGGTTGCAATAGTATAATCATGATAGGGTGTTCAGGCAGGCGCATAGATCATACCATGGCAAATATCCATCTGCTGTACGAGTTGGCTAAAAAAAACATAGACGCGATGATGGTAGATGAATACAACTCCATGGAGGTAATCCTTAACGAAAAAGCACTCATAGGAAAAAAAGGTTGTACTGTTTCCTTGGTTCCACTGAGTGAAAGCGTAAAAAAAATAACCCTTCATGGGTTTTATTATCAACTGAACAATCAGGATTTGGATATGGGTTCCTCCAGGGGAATCAGCAATGTAGTGACGGACAATAAAGCGAAAATTGAATTTGAGCAAGGCGTGTTGCTGTTGGTTTATTCGGAAGGGGATTAA
- the rsgA gene encoding ribosome small subunit-dependent GTPase A, which yields MINGRILKGIGGFYYVETSDGIIECKARGIFRNENIKPCVGDMVEITVDSDNIGVIEKICQRKNQLVRPPVANVTQMVVVSAITEPKLNFSLLNKVVLNGEYNGLRIVICFNKKDLTSPEDRKLITEAFRNTGYKVIFTSVKTEEGIKTLETELEGRISVFCGPSGVGKSSLIKHLLPHRWEDLEIGSLSGKVKRGKHTTRHVELFKTGEKGYLADTPGFGNIDLSNIDQYDLEELFPEFSGLKEDCRFKGCLHINEPECAVKDKVGQIVSEERYSFYKETHLEILDKR from the coding sequence ATGATTAACGGAAGAATATTAAAAGGCATCGGAGGATTCTACTATGTGGAAACCTCCGATGGCATTATAGAGTGCAAAGCAAGAGGCATATTCAGAAACGAAAACATCAAGCCTTGCGTAGGCGATATGGTGGAAATAACGGTTGACAGCGATAACATCGGAGTCATAGAAAAAATATGCCAAAGGAAGAACCAGTTGGTACGCCCTCCAGTGGCTAACGTCACCCAGATGGTGGTGGTTTCGGCGATAACCGAGCCCAAGCTGAACTTTTCACTGCTGAACAAAGTCGTATTAAACGGTGAGTACAACGGTTTAAGAATAGTTATATGCTTCAACAAAAAAGATCTTACCTCCCCCGAGGATAGGAAACTGATCACCGAAGCTTTCAGAAACACAGGCTATAAGGTAATATTCACATCAGTCAAGACAGAAGAGGGAATAAAGACGCTTGAAACGGAGCTAGAAGGTCGTATTTCTGTCTTTTGCGGCCCTTCAGGAGTTGGGAAGTCGTCTTTGATCAAGCATCTTCTACCTCACCGATGGGAGGATTTAGAAATTGGCAGCTTGAGTGGCAAAGTTAAAAGGGGCAAGCATACGACCAGGCATGTAGAGCTGTTTAAGACAGGGGAGAAAGGATATCTTGCCGATACTCCAGGTTTTGGGAACATCGATTTGTCGAATATCGACCAATACGATTTGGAAGAGCTTTTTCCTGAATTTTCCGGTCTTAAGGAAGACTGCCGTTTCAAAGGGTGTCTGCATATAAATGAACCTGAGTGCGCCGTTAAGGATAAGGTAGGTCAAATTGTATCTGAAGAGAGGTATTCTTTCTATAAGGAAACCCATTTGGAGATATTGGACAAAAGATAA
- the pknB gene encoding Stk1 family PASTA domain-containing Ser/Thr kinase yields the protein MKGRMLANRYELLETIGQGGMAIVYKAMDTLLNRTVAVKILKQEFNENEQFIKKFRRESQAAASLSHNNIVNVFDVGVEDNIHFIVMEYVEGDTLKDYIRKKGKLNWKEAVYIAKQIAFALDHAHKNNIIHRDIKPHNIMINEETIPKVTDFGIARAITSSTITLVEETMGSVHYISPEQARGGFVDERSDLYSLGIVMYEMLTGRVPFDGDNSISVAIKHIQEEIEFLEDDLDDIPESLEDIVLKLIRKNPKERYENAKELVKDLIAVQSGEKIAGRETKKPGILPGILATSKPKPVVEKPSEKKPKEGKMKKTTMWILGGLILLFLAVILLSSRYFSVNEVSVPSVEGMNILEAAEKLEEEGLKYEIERTESSATIPEDYIISQNPNPGTILKEGQTVKLVVSSGPREAEVPDVTGKFEVEGVQELENLNFTVKEISRQFNDDVEKDKIYDQNPRPGLMVKEGAEIIIYVSKGKDTAVVEDFVGMSLEDARRAITALGLQVGEVREVVSDKHGQGIVENQDPKPNAEVAKNSVVSLTVSKGKLQTKDITINIGRYIEYDDDDEVPTVSVKVTLIDQSSNSSVVYERNHKADETISVTLEGLGVQYYQIEIDGEKFGPEIITF from the coding sequence TGAAGGGAAGAATGTTAGCAAATCGTTACGAGTTGCTGGAGACAATCGGCCAGGGAGGAATGGCAATTGTCTACAAGGCTATGGATACCCTTCTTAACAGAACGGTAGCTGTTAAAATATTAAAACAGGAATTCAACGAAAATGAACAATTCATAAAAAAATTCAGAAGAGAGTCACAGGCTGCCGCTAGCTTGTCCCATAACAATATAGTCAACGTATTCGATGTAGGAGTTGAAGACAATATTCACTTCATAGTCATGGAATACGTAGAAGGAGACACTCTAAAGGATTATATAAGAAAAAAGGGAAAGCTCAACTGGAAGGAAGCTGTTTATATTGCAAAACAGATCGCTTTTGCTCTGGATCACGCACATAAAAACAATATAATTCACAGGGACATCAAGCCTCATAATATAATGATAAATGAAGAAACAATACCCAAGGTCACTGATTTCGGGATAGCAAGAGCAATAACCAGTTCCACCATCACTTTGGTGGAAGAAACAATGGGTTCCGTTCACTATATATCTCCAGAACAGGCAAGGGGTGGTTTTGTCGACGAAAGATCCGACCTGTATTCTTTGGGAATAGTGATGTATGAGATGCTGACAGGGAGAGTGCCTTTTGACGGAGATAATTCCATATCTGTAGCTATCAAACACATTCAGGAGGAAATAGAATTCCTTGAGGACGATCTCGATGACATACCTGAAAGTCTTGAAGATATAGTTTTGAAGCTGATTAGGAAAAACCCCAAAGAAAGATATGAAAACGCCAAAGAACTGGTAAAAGACTTGATAGCTGTTCAAAGCGGTGAAAAGATCGCAGGAAGAGAAACAAAAAAACCTGGTATATTACCTGGTATCCTAGCGACTTCAAAACCTAAACCTGTTGTAGAAAAACCTTCTGAGAAAAAGCCTAAAGAAGGAAAAATGAAAAAAACCACCATGTGGATCCTAGGTGGCTTGATTTTGCTTTTTTTGGCGGTTATTCTTTTATCGAGCAGGTATTTCTCTGTAAATGAAGTCTCTGTACCTTCGGTTGAAGGCATGAATATATTGGAAGCAGCAGAAAAACTGGAAGAGGAAGGTCTGAAATATGAAATCGAAAGGACTGAAAGCAGCGCAACTATTCCAGAAGATTACATAATCAGTCAAAATCCAAATCCAGGGACGATTCTAAAGGAAGGCCAGACGGTCAAGCTGGTTGTAAGCTCAGGACCTAGAGAAGCGGAAGTTCCTGACGTTACAGGCAAATTCGAAGTTGAAGGTGTCCAGGAGCTAGAGAACCTTAATTTCACGGTAAAGGAAATATCACGTCAGTTTAACGACGATGTGGAAAAAGATAAAATATATGATCAAAACCCAAGACCGGGACTCATGGTCAAGGAAGGCGCTGAGATTATAATATACGTGAGCAAAGGCAAAGACACTGCAGTGGTAGAGGACTTTGTTGGAATGTCACTGGAAGATGCCAGACGTGCTATAACAGCATTAGGGTTGCAGGTTGGAGAAGTCAGAGAAGTAGTCAGCGACAAGCACGGCCAGGGGATAGTTGAAAATCAGGATCCAAAACCCAATGCGGAAGTGGCAAAAAACAGCGTCGTATCCTTAACAGTGAGCAAAGGCAAGCTCCAAACAAAAGATATAACCATCAATATCGGGAGATATATCGAATACGACGACGATGACGAAGTTCCTACAGTCAGCGTAAAGGTCACTTTGATCGATCAGTCAAGCAATTCTTCAGTTGTATACGAAAGAAATCACAAAGCTGATGAGACTATAAGCGTTACCCTTGAAGGATTAGGCGTTCAGTATTATCAAATTGAAATCGACGGTGAGAAATTCGGGCCTGAGATAATAACATTTTAG